A region of Solanum dulcamara chromosome 7, daSolDulc1.2, whole genome shotgun sequence DNA encodes the following proteins:
- the LOC129894846 gene encoding uncharacterized protein LOC129894846, giving the protein MTCEEEFNIAANIMIPVENPESSQNMANIQNDEKMAHMAQELEILREELRQVRDLTKLSATTFPTFKMPSYFPRADLPPANSPNMPKRAPIHGQAPLAHPSAIRTAPDLPTHDPVTPTYPVTNQIFGAPTVAPYDSQIPPVYAVEAPTFTTPVRVKVPYEVNQYAEMEKDARLKEDKSIDAQLRGLRKALKNLQVTRRTESLDYDDLCIHPDIDMPVGYKPPKFDIFDGKSDPHAHLRVYCDKLVGVGRNEKLRMKLFIRSLSGEALTWYTRQDPRKWYNWQEMAEDFMNRFRFNTEITADRFSLANIQKKPSEDFQEYARRWRTEAARVQPPLDESEISKYFIRAQEGIYFDKMMSMMGQKFAELVKMGDFIEEGIKSGKIQSMAALQAASKAIQSGSIGGIKKKKEDVSVVNYQHGGQSYQYPNNPQIVAHTLYTSYLVYNTRPHYNPPRAPTYQSPTRPRVPFQAPTHQNRPAYMPRPRPNLEARNTRTYTPIAEPYAQLFERLRIAGVLQPVEGKLPDPIPYNFDGNKRYAYHSGIQGHDTEDCYGLKNQVETLIRRGIIKYTPTPPNVNNNPLPNHENREVNMISLEEEYNLGETIAPVWNAEEVVTASPVRPVVTVQLKEPLTVQTYIPRVVVTTTVARKADFDTKGVPWDYKTEAKGKMIDAAVAQGMTRSGRCYTPENLNQGVIGKEPNPKKNVTDAKVTEFWRKMQPKDYSVEEQLKKTSAHISIMSLLMSSEAHRNALMKVLNGVCIPKETASETLAATIGQVLESNKISFHDNELPTEGTGHNKALYIAVKCRDKIVTRVLIDGGSGCNICPFTTLRVLGLNMGDIEESRVKVRAFDGA; this is encoded by the coding sequence ATGACATGTGAAGAAGAATTTAACATTGCTGCAAACATAATGATACCAGTAGAAAATCCTGAGAGTTCTCAAAATATGGCCAACATCCAAAATGATGAGAAGATGGCTCACATGGCGCAAGAGCTTGAGATTTTGAGAGAGGAACTACGTCAAGTGCGAGACTTGACCAAGCTTTCGGCTACTACCTTCCCGACTTTCAAGATGCCCAGCTACTTCCCTAGAGCTGACTTGCCTCCTGCAAATTCTCCAAACATGCCTAAACGTGCTCCCATTCATGGTCAAGCACCATTAGCTCATCCTTCTGCAATCAGGACTGCTCCTGACCTTCCCACTCATGACCCCGTCACACCTACCTACCCAGTGACAAACCAGATATTTGGAGCACCCACCGTCGCTCCTTATGATTCACAGATCCCACCTGTATATGCTGTTGAGGCCCCTACTTTCACGACACCGGTTAGGGTCAAAGTCCCGTATGAGGTTAACCAATATGCAGAAATGGAGAAGGATGCTCGATTGAAAGAAGATAAGTCAATAGACGCTCAACTTCGAGGTCTAAGAAAGGCGTTGAAAAACCTACAAGTCACTAGGCGAACAGAGAGCTTAGATTATGATGACTTATGCATCCACCCAGATATTGACATGCCGGTAGGATACAAGCCCCCAAAGTTTGACATATTTGATGGAAAGAGCGATCCTCACGCACATCTGAGGGTATATTGTGACAAGTTAGTCGGTGTAGGGAGAAATGAGAAGCTGAGAATGAAGTTGTTCATTCGAAGTCTATCGGGAGAAGCGTTGACTTGGTATACACGCCAGGATCCTCGCAAATGGTATAACTGGCAGGAAATGGCTGAGGATTTCATGAATCGTTTTAGATTTAATACCGAAATCACTGCGGACAGGTTCTCATTAGCCAACATACAGAAGAAACCGTCGGAGGATTTCCAGGAGTATGCACGACGTTGGAGAACCGAGGCTGCAAGGGTTCAACCACCACTGGATGAGAGTGAGAtctcaaaatactttattcgAGCCCAAGAAGGTATCTACTTTGACAAGATGATGTCAATGATGGGCCAAAAGTTTGCAGAATTGGTCAAGATGGGGGATTTTATAGAGGAAGGCATCAAATCGGGTAAAATTCAGTCCATGGCCGCATTGCAAGCTGCAAGTAAGGCCATACAATCAGGCTCCATTGGTGGcatcaagaagaaaaaagaggatGTTTCAGTCGTCAATTACCAACATGGAGGACAGTCCTACCAATACCCCAACAATCCCCAAATTGTTGCACATACTCTATACACCTCGTACCTAGTATATAATACCCGACCACACTATAATCCACCCCGAGCACCAACATACCAAAGTCCAACAAGACCACGTGTCCCATTCCAAGCACCAACCCACCAAAATAGACCAGCATATATGCCAAGACCACGTCCAAATCTCGAAGCCAGAAATACTCGCACCTACACACCCATTGCCGAACCTTATGCTCAATTGTTTGAAAGGTTGAGGATAGCAGGAGTGCTACAACCAGTTGAGGGAAAACTCCCCGACCCAATCCCTTACAATTTTGATGGAAACAAGCGATACGCTTACCACTCGGGAATCCAAGGGCATGACACAGAAGATTGTTATGGCTTGAAAAACCAGGTTGAGACTTTGATCAGAAGAGGAATAATAAAATACACTCCAACACCTCCGAACGTGAACAACAACCCTTTACCAAATCATGAGAATCGAGAAGTCAACATGATTTCTCTAGAGGAAGAATACAACTTGGGAGAAACCATCGCGCCTGTCTGGAACGCTGAAGAAGTTGTCACTGCATCTCCAGTGCGACCTGTTGTCACTGTTCAACTAAAGGAACCTCTTACTGTCCAAACATATATCCCGAGGGTTGTGGTAACCACTACAGTTGCTAGAAAGGCTGATTTTGACACCAAAGGAGTCCCATGGGATTACAAAACAGAAGCTAAGGGCAAGATGATTGATGCCGCTGTGGCTCAGGGGATGACTAGATCAGGAAGGTGCTATACTCCCGAGAATCTAAATCAAGGAGTTATTGGGAAGGAGCCAAATCCCAAGAAGaatgttacggatgctaaagtcacagaattttggagaaagatgCAGCCAAAAGACTATTCAGTCGAGGAGCAACTGAAGAAGACATCGGCTCATATATCCATAATGTCTTTGCTAATGAGTTCTGAGGCTCATAGGAATGCTTTGATGAAGGTGTTAAATGGGGTTTGCATTCCAAAAGAGACCGCAAGTGAAACCTTAGCTGCAACAATTGGACAAGTGTTGGAATCTAACAAAATCTCTTtccatgataatgagctaccTACAGAAGGGACTGGACACAACAAAGCACTTTATATCGCGGTCAAATGTCGTGATAAGATTGTGACCCGAGTTCTGATTGATGGCGGTTCTGGATGTAACATCTGCCCTTTCACAACTCTGAGAGTTTTAGGCTTGAATATGGGAGATATAGAGGAAAGTCGTGTAAAGGTGAGAGCTTTTGATGGAGCATAG